In Sphingobacterium sp. PCS056, the following proteins share a genomic window:
- a CDS encoding HpcH/HpaI aldolase family protein has translation MSFEEKLKNKEVVIGPFSKTSDAGMIEAMGYAGFDFIIIDLEHGPNDVLNAQNLVRAAEISNTFPIIRVAENGPTEIGKALDIGAKGVQVPQITNASEAQQAVQYAKFAPLGMRGVCRFVRAAAYSNTDRFEYFKSANDNYLILQLEGAEAIQNVDEIIEVEGVDVIFIGPYDLSQALGVSGQINHPLVLEEMKIIIDKCRTKGLATGVFTDNLKDAKSWIQLGVNYISYSVDVGIIQEASKAIFQELNSYSE, from the coding sequence ATGAGTTTTGAAGAGAAATTGAAAAATAAGGAAGTGGTGATCGGACCATTTTCTAAGACCTCGGATGCGGGGATGATCGAAGCGATGGGATATGCGGGTTTTGATTTTATAATCATTGATTTGGAACATGGACCTAATGATGTTTTAAATGCGCAAAATTTAGTTCGAGCGGCGGAGATCTCAAATACTTTTCCGATTATTAGAGTTGCAGAAAATGGCCCAACGGAGATTGGAAAAGCGCTCGATATTGGTGCTAAGGGAGTGCAAGTTCCACAGATTACGAATGCTTCTGAAGCACAGCAGGCCGTTCAGTATGCTAAATTTGCACCTTTAGGGATGCGTGGGGTTTGCCGTTTTGTACGTGCTGCCGCGTATTCCAATACCGATCGGTTTGAGTACTTTAAATCGGCAAATGACAACTATTTGATTTTGCAGTTGGAGGGGGCTGAAGCCATTCAGAATGTGGATGAAATTATTGAAGTGGAAGGTGTCGATGTTATTTTTATAGGTCCATATGATCTATCTCAGGCTTTAGGTGTAAGCGGTCAGATCAACCATCCTTTGGTATTGGAGGAGATGAAAATTATTATTGATAAATGTCGGACAAAGGGATTAGCAACCGGTGTATTTACGGACAACTTGAAAGATGCTAAATCTTGGATACAATTGGGTGTCAATTATATTTCTTATTCGGTAGATGTTGGTATTATTCAAGAAGCTTCGAAAGCGATTTTCCAAGAGCTGAACAGTTATTCGGAATAA
- a CDS encoding SMP-30/gluconolactonase/LRE family protein, with protein sequence MKKAKVLVKSTCQLGESIVWDNRKNSLYWVDILDKHIYKYNLGSEGVTVWNTDKYISKIVPDGQDGFIVAMQGMLAYWEENTNIVTPIIDIPEEDGSIRTNDGGLDPDGNLWIGTMHMDAYHGRGKLYCYKDQRLQVMLDAVSIPNGIVWSGELPYTYFIDTSTNEIRRYDFTKFQSEHISYEVLLKIPIAYGSPDGMCIGPDGHLWVAHWGGYGVYCWDINTGILLDRIYVDAPHVTSCTFGGPNNQDLFISTARVGLNEQQLLQYPNSGAVFHYRII encoded by the coding sequence ATGAAAAAGGCTAAAGTATTGGTTAAGTCAACTTGCCAGTTGGGAGAGAGTATCGTATGGGATAACCGTAAAAACAGCTTGTATTGGGTAGATATTTTAGATAAACATATCTATAAATATAACTTAGGATCAGAAGGTGTAACGGTATGGAATACGGATAAATACATCAGCAAGATTGTACCAGATGGTCAAGATGGTTTTATTGTGGCTATGCAAGGTATGCTGGCTTATTGGGAAGAGAATACCAACATTGTAACGCCTATAATTGATATTCCTGAAGAGGATGGGAGTATCAGAACAAATGATGGAGGACTTGACCCTGACGGTAATCTTTGGATTGGAACAATGCATATGGACGCGTATCATGGACGTGGAAAATTATATTGTTATAAAGATCAAAGATTGCAGGTAATGCTTGATGCGGTTTCCATTCCTAACGGAATCGTTTGGAGTGGAGAATTGCCCTATACTTACTTTATTGATACATCTACGAATGAAATCCGCCGTTATGATTTTACAAAATTTCAAAGTGAACATATAAGTTATGAGGTGTTGTTAAAAATTCCGATAGCATACGGTTCTCCGGATGGCATGTGTATAGGTCCTGATGGTCATTTGTGGGTTGCGCACTGGGGTGGATATGGTGTATATTGTTGGGATATAAATACAGGAATACTTTTAGATAGAATATATGTTGATGCACCTCATGTTACATCTTGTACTTTTGGGGGGCCAAATAATCAAGATTTGTTTATTTCAACTGCGAGAGTGGGGCTAAATGAACAGCAACTTTTGCAGTATCCAAACAGTGGAGCTGTATTTCATTATAGGATCATATAA
- a CDS encoding SDR family NAD(P)-dependent oxidoreductase, giving the protein MALSIDLKGKTVLVTGGISGIGLGTSIRFAQAGARVIACAEQPADGVQVQYYRQQMMVYTDDAIYYQVDLTQAMEIQLFADELVQSYGKLDVIVSNAGMNVFDTVENCDQEKWDLNQHLNLESHWHVGKKMKPLLDQADQGVFIIMTSNHAYSSMKGCFPYNVAKAGLLAMVKAMAIEWAPHIRTVGIAPGFIDTPGNQKWFNSFDDAEKARASTIALHPVKRLGTPEEIGAWCVFLASDYAAFANGTTYLIDGGRSALMQD; this is encoded by the coding sequence ATGGCATTATCAATTGATTTAAAAGGGAAGACTGTATTAGTCACGGGAGGGATATCTGGTATTGGATTGGGTACTTCTATCCGATTTGCTCAAGCCGGAGCACGCGTTATTGCATGCGCAGAGCAACCTGCTGATGGAGTGCAGGTACAATACTATCGACAACAGATGATGGTCTATACTGATGATGCAATTTATTATCAGGTGGATTTAACCCAGGCTATGGAGATTCAACTATTCGCAGATGAGTTGGTTCAAAGTTATGGAAAACTTGATGTAATCGTTTCTAATGCAGGAATGAATGTATTTGATACTGTTGAAAACTGTGATCAGGAAAAATGGGATCTCAATCAACATCTTAATCTTGAATCACATTGGCATGTGGGAAAAAAAATGAAGCCATTACTAGATCAAGCTGATCAAGGTGTTTTTATTATCATGACATCTAATCATGCTTATTCTTCTATGAAAGGTTGTTTTCCATACAATGTAGCTAAAGCAGGTTTACTAGCTATGGTGAAGGCCATGGCCATTGAATGGGCTCCTCATATTCGTACTGTCGGTATTGCACCAGGTTTTATTGATACACCTGGAAATCAAAAATGGTTTAATTCTTTCGATGATGCAGAGAAGGCAAGAGCTTCTACCATTGCGCTTCATCCTGTGAAACGTTTAGGAACCCCTGAGGAAATCGGTGCTTGGTGTGTGTTTTTAGCAAGCGATTATGCGGCGTTTGCTAATGGAACGACCTACCTTATTGATGGTGGCCGAAGTGCTTTGATGCAAGACTAA
- a CDS encoding AraC family transcriptional regulator — protein MIKKISISEGFKGEEAISLPLDILQMHSLHPAKTSLFITHIGYYPEAKHHLRNREKGCNEHIIIYCSHGIGWIKHEDRTVYLSADHFYLIPAGEPHSYGSKDTNPWSIYWIHFKGNDSGFVQSLKGKPLSLKNMGSQSKKHSLDLFHNIYENLKFGYHAETLEYISFTLLYFLASLKYQEQYHRNNRLDSENIINKSILIMKENLEKKLTLQELSTFVGYSSSHLTRLFTEKMNSSPMVYYNRIRLEQACQYLKYSSYKIKEIAFKLGYFDPYHFSRSFNKEMGITPKIYRLQYNKTIE, from the coding sequence ATGATAAAAAAAATTTCTATTTCTGAAGGATTTAAGGGAGAAGAGGCTATTTCATTACCTTTGGATATCCTCCAAATGCATTCATTGCATCCAGCTAAAACAAGTCTTTTTATCACGCATATTGGGTATTATCCAGAAGCTAAACATCATCTTAGGAACAGAGAAAAAGGTTGTAACGAACATATTATTATTTACTGTTCACATGGAATAGGATGGATTAAACATGAAGACCGAACAGTGTATCTATCTGCGGATCATTTCTACCTTATACCTGCAGGAGAACCACATAGTTATGGAAGCAAAGATACCAATCCATGGAGCATTTATTGGATACATTTTAAAGGGAACGACAGTGGTTTTGTACAGTCCTTAAAAGGAAAGCCGCTTTCTTTAAAAAATATGGGATCACAAAGCAAAAAGCATAGTCTCGATCTTTTCCATAATATTTATGAAAATCTCAAATTTGGTTATCATGCAGAAACACTAGAATACATTAGTTTTACACTACTGTACTTCTTGGCATCATTAAAATACCAAGAGCAATATCATCGCAACAACCGTCTCGACAGCGAAAACATTATTAATAAAAGCATTCTAATTATGAAAGAAAATTTAGAAAAGAAACTCACCCTACAGGAATTATCAACTTTTGTGGGCTACTCATCCTCGCACCTTACTAGACTTTTTACAGAAAAGATGAATAGCTCTCCAATGGTTTATTATAATCGGATCCGACTCGAACAAGCTTGCCAATATCTAAAATATTCATCATACAAAATAAAAGAAATTGCCTTTAAACTGGGTTATTTTGACCCTTATCACTTTTCAAGAAGCTTTAATAAAGAAATGGGAATTACTCCCAAGATTTATCGGCTGCAGTACAACAAAACGATTGAATAG
- a CDS encoding SDR family NAD(P)-dependent oxidoreductase, with product MNEVKDKVVIVTGAGKGIGEGIATYFAACGAKVVIATISNQEGEELQKKLTDKGYQAYAVQTDVCSEESVINMVAQTEHYFGSIDILVNNAGITLFKSILEATIEDWDRVINTDLRGVFLCTKYVAQSMIKHASHGSIINISSNHAFRTLPDTEMYAAAKGGVNAMTRSMALSLGKYGIRVNCVCPGFTDTYHYQNWLADKDNPSQVEADVVKLHATGKISTPLDIAHMVAFLAGEASSNITGGEFMVDGGLTAGLYHADKF from the coding sequence ATGAACGAAGTAAAAGATAAAGTCGTCATCGTCACGGGGGCAGGGAAAGGTATTGGAGAGGGTATTGCAACATACTTCGCTGCATGTGGTGCTAAAGTCGTCATCGCTACCATCAGTAATCAGGAAGGTGAAGAACTACAAAAAAAACTAACTGATAAAGGTTATCAGGCTTATGCTGTACAAACTGATGTTTGTTCTGAAGAGAGTGTGATCAATATGGTTGCACAAACAGAACATTATTTTGGGTCGATTGATATATTGGTAAACAATGCCGGAATCACGTTATTTAAATCAATTTTGGAAGCTACAATAGAGGACTGGGATCGTGTTATTAATACGGATTTAAGAGGTGTATTTTTGTGTACTAAGTATGTTGCCCAAAGTATGATAAAGCACGCTAGCCATGGATCAATTATTAATATATCTTCTAATCATGCTTTCAGAACTTTGCCCGATACAGAAATGTATGCAGCAGCTAAAGGAGGGGTCAATGCCATGACAAGAAGTATGGCGCTAAGTCTCGGGAAATATGGAATTAGGGTTAACTGTGTATGTCCAGGGTTTACGGATACATACCACTATCAAAACTGGTTGGCCGATAAGGATAACCCATCACAAGTCGAGGCTGATGTTGTGAAATTGCATGCAACTGGTAAAATTTCGACACCATTAGATATTGCTCATATGGTTGCGTTTTTAGCTGGTGAAGCAAGTTCTAATATAACAGGAGGTGAATTTATGGTTGATGGAGGGTTGACTGCTGGTCTTTACCATGCGGATAAATTTTAA
- a CDS encoding mandelate racemase/muconate lactonizing enzyme family protein, translated as MKIVDVKVWLVEGVKYNWTLLKIYTDTGHTGVGEATNWPGSPLVFEAAKHVGQRIIGLDPMRTDFIWTKLYRDLNWVGPYGASMCAISGIDMALLDLKAKVLGVPCYELLGGAFRKDILLYANYWFTGGGHNGEDYAAQALKVKEAGFTGLKFDPFAHTNYLYGEDLAPNLTLTSEQQDLAFNVSKAVRDAVGPDFDMMIETHAMLNYRVAVKMAQRLSALDITWYEEPAGPESADTLRAMRERIPSNVSICVGERHYTRHGIRPVLEKNICDIMMPDITRCGGPSEMKRMATMMEAYNVLLAPHNPNGPLSTLASAHVCASVPNFFRQEFMFNDVAWRDTVIDHPIADMVQNGVLSLSDRPGLGVDLVEEEMEKHPGILEPRPGFYV; from the coding sequence ATGAAAATAGTGGATGTAAAAGTCTGGTTGGTAGAGGGAGTAAAATACAACTGGACACTATTAAAAATTTATACGGATACAGGTCATACTGGTGTTGGGGAAGCAACAAATTGGCCAGGAAGTCCTTTGGTGTTTGAAGCAGCAAAACATGTAGGTCAGCGTATCATCGGTTTAGATCCGATGCGGACTGACTTTATATGGACAAAGCTTTACCGTGATCTCAATTGGGTTGGTCCCTATGGTGCTAGTATGTGTGCCATCAGTGGAATAGATATGGCGCTCCTGGATTTAAAAGCTAAAGTGTTAGGTGTGCCTTGTTATGAATTGTTGGGAGGCGCTTTCCGTAAAGATATTTTGCTTTATGCTAATTATTGGTTCACTGGTGGGGGACATAATGGAGAAGATTATGCCGCACAAGCGCTTAAAGTAAAAGAAGCTGGTTTTACAGGCCTTAAATTTGATCCATTTGCACATACTAATTATTTATATGGAGAAGATCTTGCTCCTAATTTAACCTTGACTTCGGAGCAACAGGATTTAGCTTTTAATGTGAGTAAAGCTGTACGTGATGCGGTTGGTCCTGATTTTGATATGATGATCGAGACACATGCAATGTTGAATTATCGGGTTGCAGTGAAGATGGCACAACGCCTATCAGCATTAGATATTACCTGGTATGAAGAACCTGCAGGTCCGGAAAGCGCAGATACTTTACGAGCTATGCGTGAACGGATTCCTTCAAATGTATCGATTTGTGTCGGTGAACGTCACTATACAAGACATGGTATCCGACCTGTTTTGGAAAAAAATATCTGTGATATTATGATGCCCGATATTACCCGTTGTGGAGGACCATCCGAAATGAAGCGTATGGCAACGATGATGGAGGCCTATAATGTTTTATTAGCGCCACACAATCCAAATGGACCTTTGTCGACATTGGCAAGCGCACATGTATGTGCTTCTGTGCCTAACTTCTTTAGACAGGAATTTATGTTTAACGATGTTGCTTGGAGAGATACTGTTATCGATCATCCAATTGCGGATATGGTTCAAAATGGTGTACTTTCATTAAGTGACAGACCTGGATTAGGAGTGGATCTGGTAGAAGAGGAAATGGAAAAACATCCAGGAATATTAGAACCAAGACCTGGATTTTACGTTTAA
- a CDS encoding helix-turn-helix domain-containing protein translates to MNGIENKKDGFDGEVCVVVPPIVVKRNSSEKISGNFYITDIGYFPKAKFHFRQREKGCAQHILIHCVDGRGEVSIGTDFYQVHANEYILIPAHTAHTYRADYKNPWTIYWIHVNGRQASEIVNGIYKNVLIGKNVLVFGEEMKSIFEKMYTLLLKGYGREIMECISMTLPYFLSGYLHREIASNWKTETKGDIINSSILYLKTNFNTKISLKEIANNSNLSVSHFSKLFKMRTGYSPIEYLNHLKVQKACYMLQFSDSRISEISFDLGFEDQYYFSRLFKDHMGVSPSHYRNSVKVDEHIIH, encoded by the coding sequence ATGAATGGTATTGAAAATAAAAAAGATGGTTTTGATGGTGAAGTTTGCGTTGTCGTTCCGCCTATTGTTGTTAAGCGAAATAGTTCAGAAAAAATTTCTGGTAATTTTTATATAACTGATATCGGTTATTTTCCTAAAGCTAAGTTTCACTTTCGACAACGAGAAAAAGGATGTGCTCAACATATTCTGATTCACTGTGTGGATGGTAGAGGTGAAGTTTCTATTGGCACAGACTTTTATCAAGTTCATGCTAATGAATATATTTTAATTCCAGCACATACTGCTCATACCTATCGAGCGGATTATAAAAATCCATGGACTATCTATTGGATACATGTTAATGGTAGACAAGCCAGTGAAATTGTCAACGGAATTTATAAAAATGTACTGATCGGCAAAAATGTATTAGTCTTTGGGGAGGAAATGAAATCTATTTTTGAGAAGATGTATACCCTGCTACTAAAAGGATATGGTCGTGAGATTATGGAGTGTATATCGATGACTTTACCTTATTTTTTGAGTGGATATCTTCATAGAGAAATAGCAAGTAACTGGAAGACGGAAACTAAAGGAGATATTATTAACAGCTCTATTTTATATTTAAAAACAAATTTTAATACTAAAATAAGTTTAAAGGAAATTGCAAATAATAGTAATCTTTCTGTTTCACATTTTTCAAAGCTATTTAAAATGCGAACAGGTTATTCTCCTATCGAATATCTCAACCATTTAAAAGTACAGAAGGCCTGTTATATGTTGCAGTTTTCGGATAGTAGAATATCAGAAATTTCTTTCGATCTAGGTTTTGAGGATCAGTATTATTTTTCAAGACTTTTTAAAGATCATATGGGTGTTTCGCCTTCTCATTACCGCAATAGTGTTAAAGTGGATGAGCATATAATCCATTAA
- the dgoD gene encoding galactonate dehydratase, with amino-acid sequence MKITAYELFKVPPRWLFLKIVTDEGIIGWGEPVLEGKADTVSAAVRELMDTLIGKNPMDIEDHWNMMYRGSFYRGGPILMSAIAGIDQALWDIKGKFYNAPTYELLGGKCRTEIEVYSWVGGDEPQVILEEIQKVVDLGFRTIKINGTNRMRYLDSYAEIDALLERMALIRERFGHQINVGIDFHGRVHKPMAKILVKKLEEYNPIFIEEPLLSENMEGIEQLAKLTHIPIALGERLFSRWDFKKVLESRAVDIIQPDLSHAGGITECRKIASMAEAYDVAVAPHCPLGPIALAACLQLDAVAHNAAIQEQSLGIHYNTSNDLLDYVSNSEVFSYERGMVKIPSGPGLGITVDEDYVKKMSLIGHDWHNPIWRNEDGSIAEW; translated from the coding sequence ATGAAAATAACAGCATACGAGCTTTTTAAAGTACCGCCGAGATGGTTGTTTTTAAAAATTGTCACTGACGAGGGTATAATCGGTTGGGGTGAACCTGTTTTAGAAGGTAAGGCAGATACAGTAAGTGCCGCAGTGCGTGAGCTTATGGATACACTGATCGGTAAAAATCCGATGGATATTGAAGACCACTGGAATATGATGTATCGAGGTAGTTTTTATCGTGGAGGACCGATTCTCATGAGTGCAATAGCAGGCATAGATCAAGCACTTTGGGATATAAAAGGTAAATTTTATAATGCACCAACTTATGAATTACTTGGAGGGAAATGCCGTACCGAGATTGAAGTGTACTCATGGGTAGGTGGTGACGAACCACAGGTTATTTTGGAGGAAATTCAAAAGGTGGTTGATCTCGGTTTTCGGACCATCAAGATAAATGGCACTAATAGAATGCGCTATTTGGATTCTTATGCTGAAATCGATGCGCTTTTGGAGCGGATGGCTTTGATAAGAGAGCGCTTTGGTCATCAGATCAACGTCGGAATTGATTTTCATGGTCGGGTACACAAACCTATGGCTAAGATATTGGTTAAAAAATTGGAAGAGTACAATCCTATATTTATTGAAGAGCCACTGCTTTCTGAAAATATGGAAGGCATAGAGCAATTGGCAAAATTGACTCATATTCCTATTGCGTTGGGAGAGCGATTATTTTCACGCTGGGATTTTAAGAAAGTATTGGAGAGTCGCGCTGTTGATATTATTCAACCAGATCTTTCTCATGCTGGAGGCATTACGGAATGTCGGAAAATTGCTTCCATGGCCGAGGCTTATGATGTGGCCGTGGCTCCTCATTGTCCTCTAGGACCAATAGCACTTGCTGCCTGTCTGCAATTGGATGCTGTGGCTCACAATGCTGCGATACAGGAGCAGAGTCTGGGTATTCATTACAACACTTCTAACGATCTTCTCGACTATGTCTCGAATAGTGAGGTTTTTTCATATGAAAGAGGGATGGTAAAGATACCAAGTGGTCCCGGATTAGGTATCACGGTTGATGAAGATTATGTTAAAAAGATGAGCTTGATTGGTCATGACTGGCATAATCCAATATGGAGAAATGAGGATGGTTCAATAGCCGAATGGTAG
- a CDS encoding sugar porter family MFS transporter, whose protein sequence is MNARENKVLLYSLIASLGGLLFGFDIAIFSGTIPFIVPHFNLEPSQLGWVASCLYVGCIFGAMAFGRIAQGLGRKPSLILVSLIFIISSVFMGIANTIDSVIFWRIVAGFSVGGASILSPLYIAEISPQKIRGKMVSLNQMAIVIGILLAYLSNYFLSGIEGNWRWMFISGAIPATAFLIASFYFPESPKWLIYKGRLAEGKRILENTVDEKELVNELEYLQSQNTKGKDSIGAIYRSIFQKPHSFLLLIAIVIAVFQQISGANAVLFYAPIIFEKVGMDVENQLLIQILIGSVNLLFTLVAIRTVDKVGRKKLMMIGAGAMAILLLLIGLSFQGDFIPQKFVSVLVLLFIGTYAATLAPVTWVIIAEIFPLRIREQAMSIASAFLWVACFGITYIFPVMIATLTTFQTFTIFGGLCTIYFLFLWLYVPETKNNRV, encoded by the coding sequence ATGAATGCTAGAGAAAATAAGGTATTACTATATAGTTTAATTGCTTCTTTGGGGGGCTTACTGTTTGGCTTTGATATTGCCATTTTTTCGGGAACTATACCTTTTATTGTGCCACATTTTAACCTTGAACCTAGTCAGTTGGGCTGGGTGGCAAGTTGTTTGTATGTTGGTTGTATCTTTGGAGCTATGGCCTTTGGACGAATCGCTCAAGGATTAGGAAGAAAGCCTTCTTTGATATTAGTATCTCTCATTTTCATTATATCCTCTGTTTTCATGGGAATAGCCAATACCATTGATAGTGTTATTTTTTGGCGTATAGTGGCGGGTTTTAGTGTAGGGGGAGCCTCTATTCTGTCACCACTGTACATTGCGGAAATAAGTCCGCAGAAGATCCGGGGTAAAATGGTTTCCTTAAATCAGATGGCTATTGTAATTGGAATTTTGTTGGCATATCTGTCCAATTATTTTCTTTCAGGAATAGAAGGGAATTGGCGATGGATGTTTATAAGTGGTGCAATTCCTGCAACCGCTTTTTTGATCGCATCATTTTATTTCCCAGAAAGTCCAAAATGGTTGATTTATAAGGGTAGACTTGCCGAAGGTAAACGTATTCTTGAAAATACCGTAGATGAGAAGGAATTGGTTAATGAGCTGGAATATTTACAGAGTCAAAATACAAAGGGAAAAGATTCTATCGGCGCGATCTATCGCTCCATCTTTCAAAAACCACATTCTTTTTTGTTATTGATAGCTATCGTAATCGCTGTTTTTCAGCAAATATCGGGCGCTAATGCGGTCTTGTTTTATGCACCAATTATTTTTGAAAAAGTTGGTATGGACGTTGAAAATCAATTGTTAATACAGATTTTGATTGGTTCGGTCAATCTGTTGTTTACATTGGTTGCTATTCGAACAGTCGATAAAGTTGGACGAAAAAAACTGATGATGATAGGTGCAGGTGCCATGGCAATTTTATTGCTCTTGATCGGGCTTTCTTTCCAGGGTGATTTCATTCCTCAAAAATTTGTAAGTGTACTTGTTCTTCTTTTTATAGGAACATATGCGGCGACATTGGCACCGGTTACCTGGGTTATTATTGCTGAAATTTTTCCTTTGAGAATACGTGAGCAGGCCATGTCCATTGCTTCTGCCTTTTTGTGGGTAGCATGTTTTGGAATTACTTATATTTTTCCAGTCATGATTGCCACATTGACCACATTTCAGACATTTACCATATTCGGTGGTTTATGTACGATCTATTTCTTATTCCTGTGGCTTTATGTGCCAGAAACTAAAAATAATCGGGTCTAA